AAACGCATCGATCCGGCCAGGAACATGGCGCGCTTCTATGAGATGGCGTTGCAGCCCACTTTTTTCGGCCAATTCACGCTCCTACGTGAATGGGACCGCATTGGACAGGCTGGACGTTTGCGCGCAAATCTTTTCGAGGACGAACAAGCTGCCGCCGCCATGCTTTTCACGAATTGCAGAATGGCGGCGATCAAGTAGAAGAGGAACCGCGTCTCCGCGTGGTGAAGCAAGCCGTTGTCGTGCGCGAAAGAGCCATGCGGTCTTCTCCCTGGCGAAGCGCCCATCAACTATGCGCACTTCCCTCTATCTGGAGGGCGACGAGTCGCGACGGTCTTCGACCTTGGGAGAGGCCGTGGCCGGCACATAGCCGCGTTTCACAAGATGGTCTCGCAACGCCTCGGGAAAGGAAATCTTTTGCCGTTTCGCGGAAGGGCATTTGTCCAGCTCGACCGCCAGAGCGCATTTTTCCAGAGGCCATTCGGATTTGCGGTCGTAGCTTCTGAGCATCCGGCGCCAGGCGTCATCGAACGCGCCGAGCTGAGCCTTCGCGGCGACCCAACCGGCGAGAAAGCCGTTTGTCGCCCATAATTCGGGAGTCTGACGCGCCCATCCTTCCATGCGTGCGAGCTGGTTTTGGAGATAGGGACGCATGCCGGCCTCCCCTGTGACGTCCCTGAGCTGATCGCCGGAAAGGCGATGCGCTTTCGGCGGCGCGAAGGAAGACGCGTAAGAGTCGAATGCGTAGAGGAAAGAATTGTCCCGGCTCAAAAGCTCGACGGACCCGTCGCCGTCTACGTCCTCATATTCATATCCGTCGCCGTCGAGCGTTTCCCCCGCAAGGATCCGCCACTTTCCGGATTCCAGGGCGGTCGCGATTCTGGTGACCGTGCAACAATGCGCGCCGCCCCAGAAATAGCTGAACGCCACTTGCGGCTTCGGGCTATGCGGATCGAGCCTTATGAAACGCGCGCGGGAAGAGAAGGTTTGCCCCTCGACCGCCGGGCTTTCGTCGATGCGCGCAAAAAAGGTCTCTCCATTCGTCTCTCCGCGAAGCGTCGGCGACCGGTTGCCCTCTTTGTCGCATAGGCTGTCGAGAATGACGGCGACACCTTCATAGGACGCTTTCGCCGGCCGCTCGCCTTTATATTCGACCATTTCGAGAATGGGCGACGGGGGCGCGTCGAAGACTGCTTCGGCATAACGCTCCCCGCGCGAGAGATAGGCGTCCGCGTTCAGCCGGAGGCGCGGCTCCAGGACGTTTCTGGCTTTGTCGATCGATCCGACGGCGAGAGGTCCGAGGACGACGGCGAACCATCCGTTGTTCGATCTGAAGACGCGCACCCCGCTGATGCTGCGCCCATAGTCCCTGGCGATTTCCACCGCCTCCGCTTTATCCTGCTTCGACGTCAGGACCACCCAGCGCTCGCCGCCCTCCAACCGCAATCCCGCGGCGAGACCGCTTCCGGAACAGCTAAAGAGAAAGGCTGCGCGGACGATGGCGTTGGCGAGATTCTTGCGCATGACGTCCTGCGATGGTGAGTTCGCTCGGCCCTTGCGAGCATCGGACCTCTCCTGGTTAAGGCCTATCGCGAGCGCTCGCAATGACCGCTAGACGAGCGCTGGCGCCGATGCAACCGGAGCCTGCCGCAATTTGGAAGCTTCACCTTTACGGTGCATCTCCCGCAGGCGCCTTCCGCGCGTAAGTAACCTTTCGCCCACTATTCGATTGACGCGCCTAAGGTCACGCGCAACAATAATTTTTTGTTATTTCAGGAAGGGAACGCCGTTATGGCGCGTATTGATGAGTCCGGGCTGGGTGGTCAAACCCGCGACCGGCCGATCAACGAAAAATTGAGGCGCGTGCTGATGGCCGCGGCCGGAGATGCGAGGATCGACACCATCAGGATTACGTCAGGCGGTCAGCCGGGAACGGGCGGACGCCGAACAGGGTCGCATCGACACGATGACGGCAACGCGGCCGATCTCGAACTCATCAAGAATGGCCGCCCGCTGAACTTCACCATTTCCGACGATCTGGAGGTCGTCAGCCGTTTCGTGACCGCCGCCGCCTCCTATGGCGCGAACGGCATAGGCGCCGGCGTCGGCTATATGGGCCCCACCAAGCTTCATGTCGGCTTCGGAAACTCGCCCCAGGACCACGCGCAACTCGTTTGGGGGGCGGGCGGGGCTTCCGCCAACGCGCCTCCATGGCTGCGGGAAGCGGCGCAGCGCGGCTGGAACAATCCCCGCGCCCCCGGCGACGCGCGGATCGTCGACGAGGCCTGGTCACATTCATTTTCCGAGGGGCATGATATGAGCAACGATCCCGACGTCGAACGCTTCCGCCCGTTTCTCGATTTCATCGCCTTGCACGAAGTCGGGACCACCGGCCCCGCCGGCTATAACATATCTCTGGCGCAAGGGCGTTTTCTGCCCGGCGGCCGCGAACAGGTCCTCGTGACCAAGACGCTCGACGAGATCGACGATCTCCAGAGCTTCATGCGCAGAAGCTCGCCGTCATCGGCGCTCGGGCGCTACCAGTTCGTGCAGACGACCCTGAAAGGGCTTCGCACGCAATTGGGGCTGTCGGGCTCCGAGTTGTTCTCGCAGGACCTTCAGGACCGGCTGGGCGTCGCGCTCGTCAAGCGGCGCGGCCGCAACGTCGCCGGTCTGCGCGCCGAATGGGAAAGCCTGAACAGGGTGGACGCCCAGACAATACTTGCGAAATTTGACGAGGTCGGAACCATGCGTGAAACGCCGTCCGTCGCTTCCGACGATTTGCTCGCGCTTCTATCTCAACTTCTCGCACGACAGGGCTTCGCCGCCGGCTCGGGGAGCGAACTCCCGACGTTGAAGATGGGCGACAGCGGCGACGAGGTCAAACGCCTCCAGGACCTTCTCAACGGCCTGCAATATTATACCGGCGGGACCGACGGCAAATTCGGCAAGCTCACACGCAGCGCCGTCGCCATATTTCAGCTCGACAACAATCTTCCCGTCACCGGCGTCGCCGATGCGAGCACCTGGGCCGCGCTGGTCAACGGAACGGCGCGCCCCCTGCCGGATCAGCGCGTGAGCTTGACGCCGGACGATTTACGGAAGCTTGGCTCCAAGACCGTCCAGAACGCGGACTGGGTTCGCATTCTGGGCTGGATCACCGGCGCGCTCGGCGTGGGCGGCCTCGGCAAGAGCGGCGCATGCGCGCTCGACGCGACGAACGCCGTATGCGGCGCGGCGCCGACGTCGACGACGGCCTCGACTGTCGATACGCTGCTGCAAAGTCTGCAGGCCTTGCGCGCAGTGCCCGGCATCGCCGCGGACCCGAACGTCAATCAATCGCTCGACACGCTCCTGCAAATTCTGCAAAAAGCGGCGCCGGCGAAGCCCGCCGCGCAGACCGCCGCAGGAGGGCTTTTCGACGCGATCCTTCCCTGGGTCAACGCTCTGCTTCCGGCTGGCACAACCGGTTCGCTTGCGGCGCTGGCGATCGGCGCCGCCGTTCATTTCTTCAGCTCGAACATCATCCAGCAACGCGTCAACGATCAGCGCAGCGGCATGAATATCGGTCCAAAAACGATGTGAGTCGATCGAAGATCGCGCTGTGCGCTGGAGCGCTACAGGACGATCTTCACGATTTTCTTCTGTTCTCTGGTCAGGCCCGGCGCCGTCAGCTCGCCCTTGCCCTCGCTCTTCACCTGCTCCGCGGCGACGCGCTCCGACTCCGGAAGCGTCGTCGTCAGATAGGTCGCGACTGTCTTCGCGCGCGTCTCGGAATCCCGCTTCTTTCGATTCGCGGATCCGTTCTCGTCCGTATATCCCTCGATGACCACCCCGCAATGATGCTTGCGCATAAATCCCGCCAGACTGCGCAGCGTCTGCTGATCCTCGGCGGACAGCTTCGACGGATTGTCCAGTTTGACGTCGGAAAGCTGGGGCTTCGCGCCGCTGACCGTCCGGCAGAACGCGAAGGGCTCGACGAGAAAGCCGTCGCCAGACGGCGTGTGTGTTGTTTGCACAGGGGCCGCTTTTCCACCCATCAGAGCGGCCGTGAGCAGCAGCACGAGCGCGTTTTGGTCCATCACGACCTCCCCTTGAAACTGAAGCAGATTATCCGGCGCCTGTCGGAACATGATCCCCGGCGGGCGGCGGCGGGGCCGGCGGAACGACAGGCGGAGGGGCGGGCTGCGGCGCGGCCGGTTGCTGAGCGAAAGGCGGCGTCGATACGGATGGCGGCGCGGCGGGAGACGAAGCCGGTTGCGGAGCGGACGACGCCTTCTTCGTCCAGTCGAGAAGATTATCGTAAATATCGCGATGCAGGCGCAAAGCATTGCCCTGATCGGCGTTGGAGCCGACCATGCCGCAAACATAGCGCTGCGCCCGTTGTCCATTGCGGAACAGGTAGAGCCATAACGGGCTGCCGGCGCCCGCGGTATGAAACCCTCCCGTCCGGAAGAGAAACCGTTCGCTGGCGTCGATGATCCGCACGCCCTCGAACCATTGCATCTCATCCGAGCGTTCGACGGGGTATCCGGAGAGATTGAGCCATTCTCCGACAGGCCTGCCGCCAGGCAGCCAGGCGAGGCCGAAATTGCCGAGGCCCGCCAGGCCGGGGGCGGCGAGCGTGATCGCGCCGTAATCGCATTCCGGATTCGCGTTTTCCCGCCAACCCGTCACGGTGACGAAATCGCTCGATTTGACCCAGCTTCGTCCGGCTGCATTGCCGGCCGGCGCCACTTCGACCGCGACCTCGCGCGCCGCGCCCCGGGAATGATCGTACAGGCAGCGCCCGCTCGTCACGACGAGGCGGGGCGCCGCCAGCCAGCCCGTATAAAAGGCCTTGCTTCCGTCTTCATATGTGACCAGCAAGCGTCGCACCCACGACCAAGGCGCCGCGTCGAGCACAGGACCGTCGACGGGCCCTGCAATGTCGCCGGCTCCGATCAAATCGAAGGATGCGAAGCCGGGGATGGACTCCAGCATGCCGCAACCGTCGCCGGGCGCATCGTCCACGAATTGGGGCTTCTCCGCCTGCGCGGTCGCGCCGCTCCAGACTTCGTGCTCCCTGGAGACAGGCGCGGGAGACGCGGCCGCGTGAGCGTCGCTCGATGTCTTGCTTTCGTTATCTCCCAACATGTCAGCCCCCTATTGCGTAAGGAACGAGGCCAAGCGTCCTACGCTCCTTGTGGAGAGTGGACTGTCTGACGCGCGGATGAGGAGAAGACGCGCCGGCAATCGAATAGCATATGGATAAAGATCCAAGTGTTGAAGGAAGATAGCATCGCGCGCCGCGCACGCGAACGAAAAATTTCAATTGGATTAATTTTCGAGGCGCCGGTCGGGCGCGCGCCAATGGGGAAAAAGGAGATCGGAAGCGCGCGCCGAGACGTTCAGTCTGGAATTCGACTGAGCGTTCAGGAGCAGCGCCTCGCCGAGCAGACCGGCGCTCTCACAAAACAGGTCGCGCAGCTTGAGCCGCGAGCGTTTTCCGGCGGCATGGCGGCCGTCGCGGAAAAGGTTTGCGCCGCGCTCAAGGACGCCGCTTCATTCTCGGCGACGCGGCCAGGGAGACGACCGCGCCCGCGCAAGCGCGCTTTTCGCGCTCGTTGTCATCGGCGCGACGGCGCTCGGGGCCGTCATTCTCGCCGTCATCTGTGGTTTCGCCATGATCGGATGGCAGCGCGCCGAAATCGCCAGCGCGTGCGCAAAGCTCTCCCGACTTCAGGACCGCACACAGGAAGTCGCCGCGGCTGTGGCCGAAATGGAGAAGAAGGGCCGCGAACTCGACGCCAAGGGCGTACGCTTCTGGACAAGCGGTTTTGGTGCGCGAGACAATGACAAAGAAGAGGCGCGCTCCGGGGCGCTCAATCGCCCCGGAGCTTTCCTCGCCAATCAGGTAAACTGGAACTGGTTCTGATTCAGGTTTGAAACAGCGACATTCTTGAGGGTAATTGTGTCCGTCGGACTCGCCGTGATGAGCGTGTCCGCGCCGACCTGTTGCGCCGCGCCGATAAGATGCGCCCAGTCTGTGAAGACCGCGCTGTCGACCTGCATTCGATCCGCTGTCGAAGCCCGCGATCGTATCCTGACCAAAATTCGCCCGGAAAATGAAGACTTCCGACGAACCGGAATCGGTTACGACGTCGTTCCCGGCTCCAAATGCAACCTCATTGCCACTTCCCGAGAGTGTGAGACTCCCCCCCAATTCGAGAGTCACGGCGTTGCCGGAACCATTGACTGTCGCCTTTGAGCCGTCCGCCATGGCGAGCGCGCCATTGGATATGTTCACAATATCGCCCGAACCGCCCTGCCCATTCGTTGAGATCGTGACTTTCGCGCCAGACTAGGCGTTGATCGAATTGCCGTCGTCGACGACATCGACGCTGAGGTTGGCGGCCACGGCGATCGTATTTCCTGACCCGCTGACGATATTGCCGGATCCACCGTTAATCCAAACGCCATCGCCGTTGGCCGAGAGGACATTGTCGTCTCCGTTAACCCCGAGGGCGCTGCCCAAACCCGACGTCACGACGTTCCGGGAACCCAGGACGTCCATTCGCGAATTGCTGAGCAAGCTTGCCGAACCGTTCGATATATTCACAATGTTATTGACCCCGCCGGCTCCATTTCCCCCGATCGTCAATATATCGCCGCTCGACGCATTGATCGTATTGCCGCCGCCGTTAATGCGCACAATGGCGTTCTCGCCATAATTCAGAGTTTGATTGGACGCCGTCACCGCCTGGCCGGCCTGAGAGCCCATATAAGCAAGATGCTCAAGGCTCTCGGCAAGCGCATAAATCATGTCGCCGCGAGTGACGGCGCCATTATCCAACATCGCGGTCCAGTCCGAGCTCTCGGCGGCCGTCGGGTTGCGGCCCATCGAATTTAGATAGAGGCGGGTCACAAAATCCGCATTCGACAAGGATCCATAAGTTTGATCGAATTGGCTGGGATTGGCGATATAGGGCCACCACACCCATTGAGGCGAAACGATATTGTTCGCAAGCCCCGCCTCCGTGCCGCTGCCCTCGACGATCGCCTGATAACCGTTGGATAGCTCAGTCGCCGTCGGGTCCCGGCCGAGGGCCGTTTGATACAAGCGCGTGACCATGTCTTCGGCCTGCTGCTTGTCGACGGTATGGTCGAGCGCGAAAGACGCCGCCGATTGAACGGAATTATTTGTCGCAGCGTGCGCATTTCCGTCGGCAATGTGCTCCGCGTTCTCCGAGATCGCGTTCAGCAAATCCGCGCGTGTAAGCGTCCCTGCATTGAGCTGCTTCACGTAACTTGCCGCTTCCGACGCGGAGGCCGCGCGGCCGAGCGCGTTTGCGTAGACGCGTTCGACGAATTGCAAATTGCTCAATGCGCCATAGCGCGTCGAAAACTCCGTTGCGTTCATCAGATCATTCGCCAATTGATTGGCGTCGAACGCATTTGTCGATGAATTGATATATTTGCCGATCAGCTCTCTTTCGTCGACGAACATATCGCGATCGAAGGCGGCGTCATAGAGCCGCTCCGCCTTCGACAGATATTGCTGTAGAGCGTCCGTCTCGATTCGGATCGTTCCAGAGCTATTCTGGCTGGAATAAACATAGGCGTCGATCTTGTTTTCGTCGATCGTATGCGATGAGGAAGCGAGAGAGTTGCCGTGTGAGTCTGTCGAATTCCAGCTATAGCTTCCCGTGCCGTCGCCGAGTTCCGCCCGCCTCTGCGTGACGCCGGCGGAAGTAGTCATCGTCGTGGTCAGGCCGTCGAAGCTCGTAGTCGTCGTCGCTGTCGCGCCGTCCTTGAAGGTCACCGTGCTGACCTTGATCCCGTCGGCGTCTTCGTTGACGGATATGGTCTTGTCGGTGACCGCGTCGCCGTCGATATCGATCGTCGTCGTCGCCGACTTGCCGTTGGCGCTCGCAGTGAAAACGGATTTTCCCTTCAAGGAACTGTCGGCATAGAGGTCGGTGACCGTGCGCGTCAGGCTGCCATCGGCGTTCAGCGTCGTGACATCCGTCTCCGTCTCAATGGCGTTGCCCAAGCCGTTCAGATTGATCTGAGAGGTCTTCGACAGGCCGTTCGCGCTGAAGGTGGTGACGATCCGGTCCCGAAGCGTGCCGTTGGCGTTCAGGTCTGAAAGCGTGGTGGTCCGGCTGCCGTTGGCGTTGATCTTCTCGACGCTCAACTGGGACCAATCCACGACACCATCACCATTCGTATCGAGCGCTTCGGTCGTCGCCAGCCCATTGGCGCTTGCGAGCGTGACAATTCTGTCACCAAGCGCGCCGCTGCTTTTGGTTTCCCAAACGACTCGGCTCGTCGCGCCGCTCGCCTCCTGACGGCCGCTCTCGAAATGATCATAGGCGCCGTCGCCATTCGAGTCGCGCGTCAGATTTTGGCGCAGGCCGTCCAGACTGGTCGCGGCGGCCTCTTTTTGACGCAAGGAGCCGTCGAGATTCTTGATCGTGATCGTCCCCGCGCTGGCGCCGTCGACGCCAACCGTCGAAATCCCGGTCCGGTCGAAAGTCCCGTCTCCGTTCACATCGAGCTGGTAGGTCGTCTTGAGCGTCGACGCGCTGACATCGATGACCGCCTTGTCGAGCAGACCAGATCCCCCAGATCCGACCCCGGAGCCGCCGCCAGGCAATTGGTCGGTCACGACGCGTGTCGTCGATCCGTCCGCATTATAGGTCGTGACGTCGCTCGACGTCTGGTTGATCGCAGCGGCGCCGTTCGATGCTGTCCATTGCTTCGAGACCGACAGCCCGTCATCGCTCGTCGTCGTGACGATCCGTTCGGAGATTGTCCCAGAGACTGGGCCCATATACTGCGTGAAGGTGTCGACCCGTCCGCCGTCGGCGTTCAGTGTGATGACATCCGTCACCGCCTTGATGACGTCGAGCGATTGATAGGGAACCGGCAACCAATAGCCGACCCATACAAAATTATAGTGCGTCGTCAATTCGCTGAAGTCGGTCTGGCTGGAAAGCCCGTCGCCGCTCACCGTCGACATACGTTTGCTCTTCACCGAACCATCCGTCTGAAGGTTCGACACCGTATCGACCGTGGCGCCGTCCGCCTGAATCTGAACGGCCTCCGTCTGATCGTTCGCGCCGTTGCCGTCGACGTCGCGCGCGATCATCGTCAGGCGCCGATCCCCGCTTACCGTCGTGACGGTCTTGTCGCGCAGGGAGCCGTTGGCGTTGACGTCGGAGACGGTTCGCGTCGCGCCGCCATCGGCGTTCAAGGTTGAAACGTCGGTCGTGGTCGTATCCCATTCCATCGGGAAATGTCCTAGGAGGACTATAAGAATTTGATAGATAATCAAGAGTGAATGAACCAAAAGACGGTGAATACGGAGCGTATCTTACCTCAACCATTCCCATCCCCCAACGAGTTATTTAGTGATTCCCACGTTAGAATCGCCTGCCCAGATCGGAAGAAGCGAAATTATAATGGACAAGGCCATCAACTGAGCGTTTAAGCCAAACATCGTAAGGATGCATGTTTTAAGTTCAAAATTTACATCAACCGGCATGCTTGGAGATAAAACCATAACGCCAATATTTATCATAGTAAATATTGAGGAGATACCAATAAATATCCAAATCAACGGCACGACCGCTTCCCTCACGCCGCTTCCTTCAAGCCCCCTTTTTACTCTATCGAGCTTAATTCTTAAAGCTAATTCGCGCCTATACGACCAGAATCCCGAAATTGAAATTATTGCATAGACTGAGATGAGCGCCTCATACGAGCAAAGTTGCCGATAATCCAATACGCCAATATG
The nucleotide sequence above comes from Methylocystis parvus OBBP. Encoded proteins:
- a CDS encoding WGR domain-containing protein: MTLIHLKRIDPARNMARFYEMALQPTFFGQFTLLREWDRIGQAGRLRANLFEDEQAAAAMLFTNCRMAAIK
- a CDS encoding peptidoglycan-binding protein, whose translation is MARIDESGLGGQTRDRPINEKLRRVLMAAAGDARIDTIRITSGGQPGTGGRRTGSHRHDDGNAADLELIKNGRPLNFTISDDLEVVSRFVTAAASYGANGIGAGVGYMGPTKLHVGFGNSPQDHAQLVWGAGGASANAPPWLREAAQRGWNNPRAPGDARIVDEAWSHSFSEGHDMSNDPDVERFRPFLDFIALHEVGTTGPAGYNISLAQGRFLPGGREQVLVTKTLDEIDDLQSFMRRSSPSSALGRYQFVQTTLKGLRTQLGLSGSELFSQDLQDRLGVALVKRRGRNVAGLRAEWESLNRVDAQTILAKFDEVGTMRETPSVASDDLLALLSQLLARQGFAAGSGSELPTLKMGDSGDEVKRLQDLLNGLQYYTGGTDGKFGKLTRSAVAIFQLDNNLPVTGVADASTWAALVNGTARPLPDQRVSLTPDDLRKLGSKTVQNADWVRILGWITGALGVGGLGKSGACALDATNAVCGAAPTSTTASTVDTLLQSLQALRAVPGIAADPNVNQSLDTLLQILQKAAPAKPAAQTAAGGLFDAILPWVNALLPAGTTGSLAALAIGAAVHFFSSNIIQQRVNDQRSGMNIGPKTM
- a CDS encoding OmpA family protein; this translates as MDQNALVLLLTAALMGGKAAPVQTTHTPSGDGFLVEPFAFCRTVSGAKPQLSDVKLDNPSKLSAEDQQTLRSLAGFMRKHHCGVVIEGYTDENGSANRKKRDSETRAKTVATYLTTTLPESERVAAEQVKSEGKGELTAPGLTREQKKIVKIVL
- a CDS encoding trypsin-like serine peptidase → MLGDNESKTSSDAHAAASPAPVSREHEVWSGATAQAEKPQFVDDAPGDGCGMLESIPGFASFDLIGAGDIAGPVDGPVLDAAPWSWVRRLLVTYEDGSKAFYTGWLAAPRLVVTSGRCLYDHSRGAAREVAVEVAPAGNAAGRSWVKSSDFVTVTGWRENANPECDYGAITLAAPGLAGLGNFGLAWLPGGRPVGEWLNLSGYPVERSDEMQWFEGVRIIDASERFLFRTGGFHTAGAGSPLWLYLFRNGQRAQRYVCGMVGSNADQGNALRLHRDIYDNLLDWTKKASSAPQPASSPAAPPSVSTPPFAQQPAAPQPAPPPVVPPAPPPPAGDHVPTGAG
- a CDS encoding DUF3060 domain-containing protein; its protein translation is MADGSKATVNGSGNAVTLELGGSLTLSGSGNEVAFGAGNDVVTDSGSSEVFIFRANFGQDTIAGFDSGSNAGRQRGLHRLGASYRRGATGRRGHAHHGESDGHNYPQECRCFKPESEPVPVYLIGEESSGAIERPGARLFFVIVSRTKTACPEAYALGVEFAALLLHFGHSRGDFLCAVLKSGELCARAGDFGALPSDHGETTDDGENDGPERRRADDNEREKRACAGAVVSLAASPRMKRRP
- a CDS encoding DUF4214 domain-containing protein, with protein sequence MEWDTTTTDVSTLNADGGATRTVSDVNANGSLRDKTVTTVSGDRRLTMIARDVDGNGANDQTEAVQIQADGATVDTVSNLQTDGSVKSKRMSTVSGDGLSSQTDFSELTTHYNFVWVGYWLPVPYQSLDVIKAVTDVITLNADGGRVDTFTQYMGPVSGTISERIVTTTSDDGLSVSKQWTASNGAAAINQTSSDVTTYNADGSTTRVVTDQLPGGGSGVGSGGSGLLDKAVIDVSASTLKTTYQLDVNGDGTFDRTGISTVGVDGASAGTITIKNLDGSLRQKEAAATSLDGLRQNLTRDSNGDGAYDHFESGRQEASGATSRVVWETKSSGALGDRIVTLASANGLATTEALDTNGDGVVDWSQLSVEKINANGSRTTTLSDLNANGTLRDRIVTTFSANGLSKTSQINLNGLGNAIETETDVTTLNADGSLTRTVTDLYADSSLKGKSVFTASANGKSATTTIDIDGDAVTDKTISVNEDADGIKVSTVTFKDGATATTTTSFDGLTTTMTTSAGVTQRRAELGDGTGSYSWNSTDSHGNSLASSSHTIDENKIDAYVYSSQNSSGTIRIETDALQQYLSKAERLYDAAFDRDMFVDERELIGKYINSSTNAFDANQLANDLMNATEFSTRYGALSNLQFVERVYANALGRAASASEAASYVKQLNAGTLTRADLLNAISENAEHIADGNAHAATNNSVQSAASFALDHTVDKQQAEDMVTRLYQTALGRDPTATELSNGYQAIVEGSGTEAGLANNIVSPQWVWWPYIANPSQFDQTYGSLSNADFVTRLYLNSMGRNPTAAESSDWTAMLDNGAVTRGDMIYALAESLEHLAYMGSQAGQAVTASNQTLNYGENAIVRINGGGNTINASSGDILTIGGNGAGGVNNIVNISNGSASLLSNSRMDVLGSRNVVTSGLGSALGVNGDDNVLSANGDGVWINGGSGNIVSGSGNTIAVAANLSVDVVDDGNSINA